A portion of the Gimesia chilikensis genome contains these proteins:
- the hpt gene encoding hypoxanthine phosphoribosyltransferase produces the protein MKVLIDQNEINSRVIALGRELAQEYQGRPLTIIGILAGSLVLLADLIRAIDVPHQVGLLQASSYRGKSTKPGELFVNLDYLPDLSERDVLLVDDIFDTGKTMQKVVAQISEQEPRSLKTAVLLWKEEATEVDFGPDYHCFKIPDHFVVGYGLDFNNEYRHLPFIASLEGSDLV, from the coding sequence TTGAAAGTTCTTATTGACCAGAACGAAATCAACTCACGGGTAATCGCGCTCGGACGCGAACTGGCCCAGGAATACCAGGGTCGCCCCTTAACGATTATCGGCATCCTCGCCGGCAGCCTGGTTCTGCTGGCAGACCTGATTCGTGCCATCGATGTACCGCATCAGGTCGGACTGCTCCAGGCATCCAGCTATCGCGGCAAATCAACCAAACCCGGTGAGCTGTTCGTCAACCTGGATTATCTGCCCGACCTCAGCGAACGCGATGTCCTGCTGGTCGACGACATTTTCGATACCGGGAAAACCATGCAGAAGGTTGTCGCGCAGATCAGCGAGCAGGAACCACGCTCCCTGAAAACCGCAGTCCTGCTCTGGAAAGAAGAAGCCACTGAAGTCGATTTCGGACCGGACTATCACTGCTTCAAAATTCCCGATCACTTCGTCGTCGGCTACGGTCTGGACTTCAACAACGAGTATCGGCACCTTCCGTTCATTGCTTCCCTGGAAGGCTCCGATCTCGTCTGA
- the truD gene encoding tRNA pseudouridine(13) synthase TruD, translating to MSESEIETLPFLTPDLPGIGGQLKQTPEDFVVDEIPVYEPTGAGEHLFLWIEKRDVSAPYLVKNLARILQINPRDIGVAGLKDRFAVTRQYVSVPAECEPLVETFEFTGIQILKATRHENKLKTGHLKGNRFSIIVRDTEDNAFDKAQAIQEQIAQTGFPNYYGAQRMGRDNETFDMGVKLLLGKRVPGKYMRNKALKRLALSAVQSALFNRTLANRILAGQQQTVQMGDVMQVCASGGLFVVEDVAAEQQRFDQGETMITGPLFGPKMKQPTQETSAQEQQVLNDFGLEPDLFNRYKKLTAGTRRPYLIRPEALQLEPTENGVRFEFTLPSGVYATMLLREFMKTELAGDTTETS from the coding sequence ATGTCTGAGTCCGAAATCGAAACACTCCCTTTTCTGACACCAGACTTACCGGGGATCGGCGGCCAGCTGAAACAGACCCCCGAGGACTTCGTCGTCGACGAAATCCCCGTCTATGAACCCACGGGAGCCGGCGAGCACCTGTTCCTCTGGATTGAGAAACGGGACGTCTCCGCCCCCTACCTGGTGAAGAACCTGGCCCGCATCCTGCAGATCAATCCACGCGATATCGGCGTCGCCGGACTCAAAGACCGCTTTGCCGTCACTCGTCAATATGTGTCTGTCCCCGCCGAATGTGAACCGCTGGTTGAAACCTTCGAATTCACCGGTATCCAGATTCTTAAAGCAACCCGACACGAGAACAAACTCAAAACCGGGCACCTCAAAGGGAATCGCTTCTCGATTATCGTCCGCGATACAGAAGACAACGCCTTCGACAAAGCGCAAGCGATTCAGGAACAGATCGCCCAGACCGGCTTTCCGAATTACTACGGTGCCCAGCGAATGGGTCGCGACAACGAGACCTTCGACATGGGGGTTAAACTGCTCCTGGGAAAACGGGTCCCGGGAAAATACATGCGAAATAAAGCCCTCAAGCGGCTGGCCCTCTCGGCAGTGCAGTCGGCGCTGTTCAATCGCACGCTCGCCAACCGGATTCTCGCCGGTCAGCAGCAGACCGTTCAAATGGGAGATGTCATGCAGGTCTGTGCTTCGGGGGGACTGTTCGTCGTTGAAGATGTCGCCGCCGAACAGCAAAGGTTCGATCAGGGAGAAACCATGATTACCGGCCCCCTGTTCGGTCCGAAAATGAAACAGCCGACTCAGGAAACATCCGCACAGGAACAGCAGGTTCTGAACGACTTTGGACTGGAGCCCGATCTGTTTAACCGCTATAAAAAACTGACCGCGGGAACCAGGCGACCCTACCTGATCCGGCCGGAAGCACTCCAGCTGGAACCGACAGAGAACGGGGTACGCTTCGAGTTCACGCTCCCCTCCGGCGTGTATGCGACCATGCTGCTCAGAGAGTTCATGAAAACCGAACTCGCCGGAGATACGACCGAGACAAGTTAA
- a CDS encoding LutB/LldF family L-lactate oxidation iron-sulfur protein codes for MPSHPQLAAEFIENKDRAHWHDQSLWFVRSKRDKAVNQLPEWELLREQASQIKQHTVSDLPNLLEEFERNATARGVHVHWARNATEHNEIVHGILKQHNVSRVVKSKSMLTEECHLNPYLERHGIEIIDTDLGERIVQMQNMPPSHIVMPAIHIKKEEIGELFHEKLGTEKGATDPQYLTEAARQHLRQKFIQAEAGITGVNFAIAETGGFVVCTNEGNADLGTSLNKLHIACMGIEKLIPRAGDLSVFLRLLARSATGQPITTYSSHFHGPAPGQEMHIVLLDNGRSEISGSDEFRRSLNCIRCAACMNTCPVYRRSGGYSYSNTVPGPIGSILGPARDPKENSSLPFACSLCGSCTDVCPVKIDLHHQLLTWRKEIRIKGFLPFSKRISMKMMSWMMQAPKLYKLSGKMARWIVPKLPRFLLYNRLNDWGKQRELPEFPKQSFREWMKENHDKK; via the coding sequence ATGCCTTCACATCCCCAATTAGCAGCCGAATTCATCGAGAACAAAGACCGTGCGCACTGGCATGATCAGTCGCTCTGGTTCGTTCGCTCCAAGCGGGACAAAGCCGTCAACCAGCTCCCCGAATGGGAACTGCTCCGCGAACAGGCTTCACAGATCAAACAGCACACGGTTTCCGATCTGCCAAACCTGCTCGAAGAATTCGAACGTAACGCGACTGCCCGCGGCGTGCACGTCCACTGGGCCCGCAACGCGACCGAGCATAACGAAATCGTGCACGGCATTCTGAAACAGCACAACGTGAGCCGCGTGGTTAAAAGCAAATCGATGCTGACCGAAGAATGTCATCTCAACCCTTACCTCGAGCGGCACGGGATTGAGATCATCGACACCGACCTCGGCGAACGCATCGTACAGATGCAGAACATGCCACCCAGTCACATCGTCATGCCCGCAATTCACATCAAGAAAGAAGAGATCGGCGAGCTGTTCCACGAAAAACTGGGTACTGAAAAAGGGGCCACCGATCCCCAGTACCTGACCGAAGCCGCCCGCCAGCATCTCCGGCAGAAGTTCATCCAGGCCGAAGCTGGTATTACCGGGGTCAACTTCGCGATCGCGGAGACCGGTGGTTTTGTTGTCTGCACGAATGAAGGCAACGCCGACCTCGGAACCTCGCTCAATAAACTCCACATCGCCTGCATGGGCATCGAAAAACTGATTCCCCGGGCCGGTGATCTGAGCGTCTTTCTCAGACTTTTGGCCCGCTCGGCGACCGGACAACCGATTACCACCTATTCCTCACACTTCCATGGACCAGCCCCCGGACAGGAAATGCATATCGTCCTCCTGGACAACGGTCGCAGTGAAATTTCCGGCAGCGATGAATTCCGTCGCTCGCTGAACTGCATTCGTTGCGCCGCCTGTATGAATACCTGCCCCGTCTACCGACGCAGTGGCGGATACAGTTACAGCAACACCGTTCCCGGGCCCATCGGTTCGATCCTGGGACCGGCCCGTGATCCAAAGGAGAACTCTTCGCTCCCCTTCGCCTGCAGCCTGTGTGGATCCTGCACCGACGTCTGTCCGGTCAAAATCGATCTACACCATCAGCTGCTCACCTGGCGGAAAGAAATTCGCATCAAGGGCTTCCTCCCCTTCTCCAAACGGATCTCCATGAAAATGATGTCCTGGATGATGCAGGCACCAAAGCTCTACAAACTGTCTGGGAAAATGGCACGCTGGATCGTACCCAAGCTGCCCCGCTTCCTGCTGTATAATCGCCTGAATGACTGGGGAAAACAGCGGGAGCTGCCCGAGTTCCCCAAACAGAGCTTCCGGGAATGGATGAAAGAGAATCATGACAAAAAGTAA
- a CDS encoding DUF721 domain-containing protein, which produces MSEKYEFKTCRAIPAATPVSQVLSELIAMKGLARVQGDQRLKQAWQQVAGEKIASQTTILGIKNRIVQIGVDNSALLNELNSFHKMSLLQKLQKEYGKQNVRDMRFRLKSKTNQDSRQG; this is translated from the coding sequence ATGTCAGAGAAATACGAATTCAAGACCTGCCGCGCGATTCCGGCCGCGACACCTGTCTCCCAGGTGCTTTCGGAACTGATTGCGATGAAAGGGCTGGCTCGGGTTCAGGGAGATCAGCGACTGAAACAGGCCTGGCAACAGGTGGCCGGCGAAAAGATTGCCAGCCAGACCACGATTCTGGGTATCAAGAACCGGATCGTACAGATCGGTGTCGACAATTCAGCTCTGTTGAACGAGTTGAATTCGTTTCACAAGATGTCGCTGCTGCAGAAGCTGCAGAAAGAGTATGGAAAACAGAACGTCCGCGACATGCGGTTCCGATTGAAATCGAAAACAAATCAGGACAGCAGGCAGGGGTAA
- a CDS encoding DNA gyrase subunit B — MSDQQESQADLKKAGYDESNIRALEGVEGIRTRPAMYIGDTTLRGLHHLVYEIVDNSIDECVNGYASVINVKINADGSVSCSDDGRGIPVGAMPDMNNRPALEVVLTEIHAGGKFDREGGYKTGTGGLHGVGITAVNALSEWLEAEVRREGHVWTMDFAAGLVKTPLQKLAKTEKSGTKITFKPDGTIFPDTKFIYDTLTKRLQELAFLNAGVKIRITDERSGQSDEFHYEDGLVEFVRYLNRTETVLYEEIISIQGEMEGVQVDISVQHNDGSTENVRCFANNIFNIEGGTHFSGFRGALTRSINAYGKKANLFKDFTPSGDDFREGLTAVITVRVPDPQFEGQTKTKLGNSEVEGIVQTVVNEKLMKFFEENPSVAKKIAQKGLLAAEAREAAKKAREMVRRKGALTTGGLPEKLRDCRSRELDITELYLVEGDSAGGSADTGRDSNIQAILPLRGKILNVEKAQLVKVLDNAEISNIFKAVGVPPGAEFDDVTKRRYGKIILMTDADVDGSHIRTLLLTFFFRHMRELVNHGCVYVAQPPLYRVEQGKKRRYVQTQEEMMNELVELALGDANLTCEDGTVFEADMLEKLVDLVGELEEPLGTLDRRGIDLKFLAQNHATDEGLLPQYRIFLGKEQFWFNSQDDMKEFLKEEEQKRGEELRIADENGDSSADSEEDEEDFGKDDGLQVTDIHEIRSINEFLKQLKGYGIALKDFYSPGNRNGEPIFPFTIHSGNSNVKLSSLRQLLPSLRDLGEKGLKLTRFKGLGEMNSEELWDTSMDPENRVLLQVGMEDAAAADEIFRVLMGDVVEPRREFIEKHALDVKNLDI; from the coding sequence GTGAGCGATCAACAAGAGAGTCAGGCAGACCTGAAAAAAGCGGGCTACGATGAATCGAACATTCGAGCCCTGGAAGGTGTAGAAGGGATTCGCACCCGCCCCGCCATGTACATCGGCGATACCACGCTGCGGGGTCTGCATCACCTGGTTTATGAAATCGTGGATAACTCCATCGACGAATGTGTGAACGGTTACGCGTCCGTAATTAACGTCAAAATCAACGCGGATGGCAGCGTGAGCTGCAGCGACGATGGTCGTGGAATTCCCGTTGGGGCGATGCCCGACATGAACAACCGGCCGGCACTGGAAGTGGTGCTGACCGAAATTCACGCCGGGGGTAAGTTCGACCGCGAAGGGGGTTATAAAACCGGAACCGGTGGTCTGCACGGCGTCGGGATTACCGCGGTGAATGCGCTCAGTGAATGGCTCGAAGCGGAAGTCCGCCGGGAAGGTCATGTCTGGACCATGGACTTCGCTGCAGGGCTTGTAAAAACCCCACTGCAGAAGCTGGCCAAAACCGAAAAGAGCGGCACGAAGATTACCTTCAAACCCGATGGTACGATCTTCCCCGATACGAAGTTCATCTACGACACGCTGACCAAGCGACTCCAGGAACTGGCGTTTCTGAATGCGGGTGTGAAAATCCGGATCACCGACGAACGTTCGGGGCAGTCGGATGAATTCCACTATGAAGACGGACTGGTTGAATTTGTCCGCTATCTGAACCGGACCGAAACTGTACTCTACGAAGAAATCATTTCGATCCAGGGAGAGATGGAAGGGGTGCAGGTCGACATCTCTGTCCAGCACAATGATGGCTCTACCGAGAATGTCCGCTGCTTTGCCAACAACATTTTCAACATCGAAGGGGGAACGCACTTCTCTGGTTTCCGTGGTGCTCTGACCCGTTCGATCAACGCTTACGGCAAGAAAGCCAACCTGTTCAAGGACTTCACACCCAGTGGTGATGACTTCCGCGAAGGGTTGACCGCGGTGATTACCGTGCGTGTGCCCGATCCTCAGTTCGAAGGGCAGACCAAAACCAAGCTGGGTAACAGCGAAGTCGAAGGGATTGTGCAGACGGTTGTCAACGAGAAGCTGATGAAGTTCTTCGAAGAGAACCCCTCGGTTGCCAAGAAGATCGCTCAAAAAGGTCTGCTGGCAGCAGAAGCCCGCGAAGCTGCCAAGAAGGCCCGCGAAATGGTACGGCGTAAAGGTGCGCTGACAACCGGTGGCCTGCCTGAAAAACTTCGCGACTGCCGCAGTCGTGAGCTGGACATTACCGAACTGTACCTGGTCGAAGGGGATTCGGCCGGTGGTTCTGCGGATACCGGTCGCGATTCGAACATTCAGGCAATTCTCCCGTTGCGTGGTAAGATCCTGAACGTGGAAAAAGCCCAGCTGGTCAAAGTGCTGGATAATGCGGAAATTTCCAACATCTTCAAAGCCGTAGGGGTTCCCCCGGGAGCCGAGTTCGATGATGTGACCAAGCGTCGTTACGGTAAGATCATTCTGATGACCGACGCCGACGTCGACGGTAGCCACATCCGTACGCTGCTGCTGACCTTCTTCTTCCGCCACATGCGGGAACTGGTGAACCATGGCTGTGTGTATGTCGCACAACCTCCGTTGTACCGCGTCGAACAGGGTAAAAAACGGCGCTACGTGCAGACCCAGGAAGAGATGATGAACGAGCTGGTAGAACTGGCTCTGGGCGATGCGAACCTGACCTGTGAGGACGGCACCGTATTCGAAGCGGACATGCTGGAGAAACTGGTCGACCTCGTCGGCGAGCTCGAAGAGCCTTTGGGAACACTGGATCGTCGCGGGATTGACCTGAAATTCCTGGCTCAGAATCACGCCACTGACGAGGGACTGCTGCCTCAATACCGAATCTTCCTGGGCAAGGAACAGTTCTGGTTCAACTCGCAGGATGATATGAAAGAATTCCTGAAAGAGGAAGAACAGAAGCGGGGTGAAGAACTGCGGATTGCCGATGAAAACGGTGATTCCTCAGCCGACTCCGAAGAGGATGAAGAAGACTTCGGCAAAGATGATGGGTTGCAGGTTACGGACATTCACGAGATCCGCTCGATCAATGAGTTCCTGAAACAGCTCAAGGGTTACGGCATCGCATTGAAGGATTTCTATTCACCCGGCAACCGGAACGGGGAGCCGATCTTCCCGTTTACGATTCACAGCGGCAACAGCAACGTCAAGCTCAGCAGCCTGCGTCAGCTGCTGCCCTCGCTGCGTGATCTGGGTGAAAAAGGCCTGAAACTGACCCGCTTCAAAGGACTGGGCGAAATGAACTCGGAAGAGCTGTGGGACACCAGCATGGATCCTGAGAACCGGGTTCTGTTGCAGGTCGGCATGGAAGATGCCGCTGCCGCCGATGAGATCTTCCGTGTCCTGATGGGTGACGTGGTGGAACCCCGCCGCGAGTTCATCGAGAAGCACGCCCTGGATGTGAAGAACCTCGATATTTAA
- a CDS encoding RidA family protein has translation MSIEAKIQELNLELPEAPKPGGIYNPVVQVEDMLYISGHGPVKTDGSMHKGRVGEEITEEQGVEAARAVGLTMLATLKQYLGDLNRIDRFVKVLGMVNAAPDFKHHPQVINGFSDLMVQIFGENGRAARSAVGMGSLPGNISVEVEAIVLLKKEARASI, from the coding sequence ATGAGCATCGAGGCAAAAATTCAGGAACTGAATCTGGAACTCCCTGAAGCCCCCAAACCAGGTGGAATCTATAACCCCGTCGTCCAGGTGGAAGACATGCTGTATATCTCCGGTCATGGTCCCGTCAAAACGGATGGCTCTATGCACAAAGGACGGGTTGGCGAAGAAATCACCGAAGAACAGGGGGTCGAAGCGGCCCGCGCTGTTGGTCTGACCATGCTGGCGACCCTCAAACAGTACCTGGGTGACCTGAATCGCATCGATCGCTTCGTCAAAGTGCTCGGCATGGTCAATGCCGCCCCCGATTTCAAACATCATCCGCAGGTCATCAACGGCTTCAGCGATCTGATGGTGCAGATTTTCGGCGAAAATGGTCGCGCCGCCCGCAGTGCCGTCGGCATGGGTTCCCTGCCCGGTAACATCTCAGTCGAAGTCGAAGCCATCGTGCTGCTCAAGAAAGAAGCCCGGGCCTCCATTTAA
- a CDS encoding (Fe-S)-binding protein, whose product MAPKVGLFIPCYVDQLFPQVGIATLKILEHFGVEVDYPESQTCCGQPMANTGCTNEVGPLAKRFVEIFKAYDAVVCPSGSCVSMVTHHYDEYFQNDADYENLKGKTYEFTDYLTTVLGVKQFAGRFPHKVGLHQSCHGLRELRLASSSEVVGEPFGNARALLESIEGVEITQLQRPDECCGFGGTFSVAEEAVSCMMGEDRVHDHEQAGTEVLTALDMSCLMHLNGIIRRQKKPIRVMHISEIFAECL is encoded by the coding sequence ATGGCGCCCAAAGTTGGCCTGTTTATCCCCTGTTATGTTGATCAGCTGTTCCCACAGGTGGGGATTGCCACTCTGAAAATCCTCGAGCATTTCGGTGTCGAAGTCGACTATCCCGAAAGCCAGACCTGCTGCGGTCAACCGATGGCCAACACCGGCTGTACGAATGAAGTCGGACCACTGGCAAAACGCTTCGTCGAGATTTTCAAAGCGTACGACGCCGTCGTCTGCCCCTCGGGAAGCTGTGTCTCGATGGTCACGCATCACTATGACGAATATTTCCAGAACGATGCCGACTACGAAAACCTCAAAGGTAAAACCTACGAGTTCACAGACTACCTGACCACCGTACTGGGAGTAAAACAGTTCGCGGGTCGCTTCCCTCACAAAGTCGGCCTGCATCAGAGCTGTCACGGTTTACGAGAACTCCGCCTGGCCAGTTCGAGCGAAGTCGTAGGCGAACCCTTTGGAAACGCCCGGGCTCTGCTCGAAAGCATCGAAGGTGTCGAGATCACCCAGCTGCAGCGGCCCGACGAATGCTGCGGCTTCGGGGGAACGTTCTCCGTGGCGGAAGAAGCGGTCTCCTGCATGATGGGCGAAGACCGCGTCCACGATCACGAGCAGGCGGGCACCGAAGTCCTCACCGCTTTGGACATGTCCTGCCTGATGCATCTGAATGGCATCATCCGTCGGCAGAAGAAACCGATCCGGGTCATGCACATCTCCGAAATTTTTGCTGAGTGTTTATAA
- a CDS encoding LutC/YkgG family protein, with the protein MTKSKDDILSKLRKQSVPPVELPNLEAPELKQRWIQYPDPTAQFTEVLSGVGGICLQVKDVAEATQKLAEMPAFTDAKKVCSQISECGNPNVSIPEITDPHDFEDIDFAILPGEFAVAENGAVWITNDGGPARVLYFLAQHVALLVPASAVINNMAEAYERLAFAGNSFGTFMSGPSKTADIEQSLVIGAHGARSLIVFLVEDAFQTN; encoded by the coding sequence ATGACAAAAAGTAAAGACGACATTCTCAGCAAGCTCCGGAAGCAGTCGGTCCCTCCCGTCGAACTCCCCAACCTGGAAGCCCCCGAACTCAAACAGCGGTGGATTCAGTATCCCGATCCAACGGCGCAGTTCACCGAGGTCCTTTCCGGCGTCGGTGGAATCTGCCTGCAGGTTAAAGACGTTGCCGAGGCAACTCAGAAACTCGCAGAAATGCCTGCGTTCACTGATGCGAAAAAGGTTTGTTCTCAGATCTCCGAATGCGGCAATCCGAATGTTTCGATCCCCGAAATCACTGACCCCCACGATTTCGAAGACATCGATTTTGCCATTCTTCCCGGCGAATTCGCTGTTGCAGAAAACGGCGCCGTCTGGATTACCAACGATGGCGGACCAGCGCGTGTGCTCTACTTTCTCGCACAACACGTTGCCCTGCTCGTGCCTGCTTCCGCAGTGATCAACAACATGGCCGAAGCTTACGAACGGCTCGCTTTTGCGGGGAACAGCTTTGGAACCTTCATGTCCGGCCCGTCCAAAACGGCCGACATCGAACAGTCACTGGTAATCGGTGCCCATGGTGCACGCTCGCTGATCGTTTTCCTCGTCGAAGATGCATTTCAGACGAACTGA
- a CDS encoding aldo/keto reductase, which yields MQYRPLGNTGASISALGFGAFKIGRNQQIKYSQAYDLPDDATTDSLLNSILDLGINHIDTAPAYGISEERIGRFLSHRRAEFLLSTKIGETFENGQSNYDYSRASLTASLERSLQRLKTDVLDMVLIHSNGDDQKILNESDAVEVLQSFQQAGKIRWIGLSGKTVAGGTAALDWADLLMVEYHLEDPSHAELIQRAADQGLGILVKKGLASGHLPPAEAIAFVLENPGVSNLVVGGLNLAHIKNNWQTAGAVSHRPAA from the coding sequence ATGCAATATCGTCCCCTGGGAAATACGGGTGCTTCCATCAGTGCTCTTGGCTTTGGTGCGTTCAAAATCGGCCGCAATCAACAGATTAAATACAGCCAGGCTTACGACCTGCCCGATGACGCCACCACCGATTCGCTGCTCAACTCGATTCTCGATCTGGGTATCAATCACATCGACACGGCACCCGCGTATGGCATCAGCGAAGAACGTATCGGCCGCTTTCTGTCACACCGCCGCGCTGAGTTTCTGCTGTCGACTAAAATCGGTGAGACCTTCGAAAACGGACAATCAAACTACGACTATTCTCGTGCGAGTCTGACCGCCAGCCTGGAGCGGAGTCTGCAACGTCTCAAGACCGATGTGCTGGACATGGTTCTGATTCACTCCAACGGAGACGATCAGAAAATTCTTAACGAGAGCGATGCTGTCGAGGTCCTGCAGTCGTTTCAACAGGCGGGCAAGATTCGCTGGATCGGTCTCTCAGGAAAAACCGTGGCAGGTGGCACTGCGGCTCTGGACTGGGCTGATCTCTTGATGGTCGAATATCACCTCGAAGATCCTTCGCACGCAGAACTGATTCAACGCGCTGCGGACCAGGGTCTCGGCATTCTGGTCAAAAAAGGACTCGCTTCCGGACATCTTCCCCCCGCGGAAGCGATTGCGTTTGTTCTGGAAAATCCGGGAGTCAGTAATCTCGTTGTGGGTGGCTTGAATCTCGCGCACATCAAAAATAACTGGCAAACCGCGGGTGCGGTCTCTCATAGACCAGCTGCGTAA
- the floA gene encoding flotillin-like protein FloA (flotillin-like protein involved in membrane lipid rafts), with the protein MDNLWQIAGFLLGGFCIILGIVFLALFARYFKLWIQAFFSRAKIGPLSLVFMSLRKVKPSVIVDTKIMAVQAGLTDIPTQSYEAHYLAGGNVHRVVHALIVAHRARIELDWDTACAIDLAGRNIISAVETSVDPKVIDCPDPKKSGRPTLDGVAKDGIQLKARARVTVRTNLNQLVGGATEDTVIARVGEGIVSAIGSCESHKEVLANPSVIARNVLARGLDSQTAFSIVSIDIADIDVGENIGARLRADQAEADVRIAQARAEERRAEAVASEQEMVARTQENQAKVVLAEAEVPLAMAEAFSHGNLRAV; encoded by the coding sequence ATGGATAATCTTTGGCAAATCGCAGGATTCCTGCTCGGGGGATTTTGTATCATCCTGGGCATCGTCTTTCTGGCGTTGTTCGCCCGGTATTTCAAGCTCTGGATCCAGGCCTTCTTTTCCCGTGCGAAGATTGGCCCGTTATCTCTGGTCTTCATGTCGCTCCGGAAGGTAAAACCTTCGGTGATTGTCGACACCAAAATTATGGCGGTCCAGGCGGGGCTGACAGACATTCCCACGCAGTCCTATGAAGCCCATTACCTGGCAGGGGGCAATGTGCATCGCGTGGTGCATGCCCTGATTGTTGCACACCGGGCCCGGATCGAACTCGACTGGGATACCGCCTGTGCGATCGATCTGGCAGGACGAAACATCATCAGCGCGGTGGAAACCAGCGTGGATCCCAAAGTCATCGACTGTCCCGATCCGAAGAAGAGCGGTCGTCCGACTCTGGACGGCGTCGCGAAAGACGGCATTCAGCTGAAAGCCCGTGCTCGCGTCACAGTGCGAACCAACCTGAACCAGTTGGTGGGTGGGGCTACGGAAGATACGGTGATCGCTCGCGTCGGCGAGGGGATCGTCTCTGCCATCGGTTCCTGTGAAAGTCATAAAGAAGTTCTGGCGAATCCGTCCGTGATTGCCCGCAATGTGCTGGCCCGGGGCCTGGATTCCCAGACTGCGTTTTCGATTGTTTCAATTGATATCGCCGACATTGATGTGGGCGAGAATATTGGCGCCCGTCTGCGGGCAGACCAGGCGGAAGCCGACGTACGAATTGCCCAGGCCCGGGCAGAAGAACGCCGTGCTGAGGCGGTTGCCTCCGAACAGGAGATGGTAGCCCGAACTCAGGAAAACCAGGCGAAAGTCGTCCTGGCGGAAGCAGAAGTGCCTCTGGCGATGGCCGAAGCCTTCTCACATGGTAATTTACGGGCAGTTTAA
- a CDS encoding FAD-dependent oxidoreductase, with product MPAADLIIFGGGIAGLWTLSEATRRGYRCLLLEAFELGSGQTIASQGIIHGGLKYTLQGMMTGSARGIREMPLIWRKSLTGEQTPDLSQTEVRSPHCYLWRTESLSSRLGMFGAKMGLRVAPRSLTADETPSVLAGCPGSIGVMEEQVISPFSLISNLAQTHADQIFKYDPAQLTFQTDTHGNITAVQLQTTEDDPLTINTSSVLLTAGSGNESLRTQARPDAVSQTAPFMQRRPLHMVLVRGELPPFNGHCVDGAKTRVTITSDTDSLGRTVWQLGGQIAEQGVGQSRQELVAHAARELKAVMPGINVSGLEWTSYQVDRAEGATKSGLRPETPQLVVEGNLITAWPTKLALAPQLAEDVFDCLKKQGISPASGNQSDLTALQKLARPTVALPPWETASEWLTLEENDTRTTAA from the coding sequence GTGCCTGCGGCAGATCTGATTATCTTCGGAGGAGGCATTGCCGGCCTCTGGACCCTGAGCGAAGCCACGCGGCGGGGATACCGGTGTCTTCTGCTCGAAGCTTTCGAACTGGGCAGTGGCCAGACCATCGCTTCCCAGGGCATCATTCACGGCGGATTGAAATACACACTGCAGGGCATGATGACCGGATCCGCACGCGGAATTCGCGAGATGCCGTTGATCTGGCGGAAATCCCTCACCGGCGAACAGACCCCCGATCTCTCGCAGACCGAAGTCCGCTCACCCCACTGTTATCTCTGGCGAACCGAATCCCTCTCCTCCCGGCTGGGAATGTTTGGTGCCAAAATGGGTCTCCGCGTCGCGCCCCGAAGTCTGACCGCTGACGAAACACCGTCGGTCCTCGCCGGCTGCCCCGGTTCCATCGGCGTCATGGAAGAACAGGTGATCTCCCCCTTCAGCCTGATCAGCAATCTGGCACAAACGCACGCCGACCAGATTTTTAAATATGATCCCGCACAGCTGACCTTTCAAACAGACACACACGGAAACATCACCGCGGTTCAACTGCAGACCACCGAGGACGATCCACTTACGATCAACACTAGCTCTGTTCTGCTGACTGCCGGCAGCGGTAACGAATCGCTTCGCACCCAGGCACGTCCGGATGCCGTTTCTCAGACCGCCCCCTTCATGCAACGACGCCCCCTGCACATGGTTCTCGTGCGGGGTGAACTGCCGCCGTTTAATGGACATTGTGTCGACGGCGCTAAAACGCGGGTCACGATCACATCAGATACCGACTCCCTGGGACGTACTGTCTGGCAACTGGGAGGACAAATCGCCGAACAGGGCGTTGGTCAGTCTCGACAGGAACTCGTCGCTCACGCTGCCCGGGAGCTAAAGGCTGTCATGCCCGGGATCAACGTCTCCGGCCTGGAATGGACTTCGTACCAGGTTGATCGTGCCGAAGGAGCCACGAAGTCAGGCCTGCGACCGGAAACACCTCAACTGGTTGTCGAAGGGAATCTGATCACCGCCTGGCCTACCAAACTGGCTCTGGCACCACAGCTGGCAGAAGATGTGTTCGACTGCCTCAAGAAACAGGGAATCTCGCCTGCGTCTGGCAACCAGTCCGATCTCACGGCACTCCAGAAATTAGCCCGCCCCACTGTCGCTCTGCCTCCCTGGGAGACAGCATCGGAGTGGCTGACGCTGGAAGAGAACGACACACGTACCACCGCCGCCTGA